The Zingiber officinale cultivar Zhangliang chromosome 9A, Zo_v1.1, whole genome shotgun sequence genome window below encodes:
- the LOC122019511 gene encoding WAT1-related protein At5g07050-like gives MASVKACAPYFYMIVSQFVYAGSSILGKLALGQGLSALVFVVYRHLIAMLILAPLAYVLARNRRPSFSFGVMLKIFILAMLGITIQQNVYYVGLHLISPTVASALGNVIPAFTFLLAIVLRMEMLNLKTVRGRAKLAGAIFCITGSLIFTFWKGHFVGGLCYFTYDPTSFRKS, from the exons ATGGCCTCTGTGAAAGCATGTGCTCCATACTTCTATATGATTGTGTCCCAGTTCGTGTATGCTGGATCCAGCATCCTCGGCAAGCTTGCATTAGGACAAGGACTAAGTGCACTTGTCTTCGTAGTGTACAGGCACCTTATTGCCATGCTTATCTTGGCTCCTCTTGCTTATGTGCTCGCAAG GAATCGAAGACCCAGCTTCTCATTTGGTGTCATGCTAAAAATATTCATTCTTGCTATGTTGGGTATAACAATTCAGCAAAATGTATACTACGTTGGACTCCATCTCATTTCTCCAACTGTTGCCAGTGCCTTGGGCAATGTCATTCCTGCTTTTACTTTCTTATTGGCAATTGTACTGAG GATGGAAATGCTCAACTTGAAGACTGTAAGAGGGAGGGCCAAGCTTGCAGGGGCCATCTTCTGCATCACTGGTTCCCTAATCTTCACATTTTGGAAAGGTCATTTTGTTGGGGGCCTTTGTTACTTCACCTATGATCCAACTTCATTTCGAAAGTCCTGA